From Phragmites australis chromosome 5, lpPhrAust1.1, whole genome shotgun sequence, a single genomic window includes:
- the LOC133918320 gene encoding CASP-like protein 4A1 encodes MAHRSPPPTPTRETGGEWSETEKPPTSAPHSPPPQFSTAVVVASVPHAAAARYVPPRAASRTADTGRAGGGGWYSWNGGRTAAPAPRSRPAPPPTRQRAEEVPPPPPPPPPVPAPAQAPPPAPAPAHAHAPPPAPAPARSIDRVVPNIMSRKRRAAAMQRTALVARGAAACLCLAALAVLAADTRKGWALDSYSRYIQFRYSEAVNVIGFLYSVFQFVALAVLMRKNKHLIPHPRRDLFDFTMDQVLAYLLISSSSSATARVGDWIDNWGSDPFPNMANGSIAVSFLAFLVFAICSLISAYNLFRRDM; translated from the exons ATGGCGCACCGCTCTCCGCCGCCGACGCCAACGCGTGAGACGGGCGGCGAGTGGTCGGAGACGGAGAAGCCCCCCACCAGCGCCCCGCACTCGCCTCCACCGCAGTTCTCCACTgccgtcgtcgtcgcctccgtgccccacgccgccgccgccaggtACGTGCCCCCGCGCGCCGCGTCCCGCACCGCGGACACCGGCCGCGCCGGGGGCGGGGGATGGTACTCGTGGAACGGCGGCCGCACCGCCGCCCCGGCCCCTCGTTCCCGTCCTGCTCCGCCGCCAACGCGGCAGCGGGCGgaggaagtgccgccgccgccgccgccgccaccaccggtTCCTGCGCCCGCTCAAGCTCCTCCAccggctcccgctcccgctcacGCTCACGCTCCGCCCCCAGCCCCGGCCCCGGCTAGGTCGATCGACCGGGTGGTACCCAACATCATGTCGCGCAAGCGGCGCGCGGCGGCCATGCAACGCACCGCGCTGGTGGCGCGCGGCGCGGCCGCTTGCCTCTGCCTCGCTGCGCTCGCGGTGCTCGCCGCCGACACCCGCAAGGGCTGGGCCCTCGACTCCTACAGCCGCTACATCCAGTTTCG GTACTCGGAGGCGGTGAACGTTATCGGTTTCTTGTACTCGGTGTTCCAGTTCGTCGCGCTTGCGGTGCTCATGAGGAAGAACAAGCATTTGATTCCCCATCCCAGACGTGATCTCTTCGACTTCACCATGGATCAG GTACTCGCATACCTTTTGATATCGTCATCGTCATCAGCAACTGCTCGAGTAGGTGATTGGATCGACAACTGGGGGAGCGACCCCTTCCCGAACATGGCGAATGGCTCCATTGCCGTATCTTTCCTGGCGTTCTTGGTTTTCGCTATCTGCTCCCTCATCTCTGCATACAATCTGTTCCGCCGAGATATGTAG